TCGAGCGTATCGTCGACTTCGGCGCCTTCGTGAACATTCTGCCGGGCAAAGACGGCCTGGTGCACATCTCCATGCTCAGCGATGCGCGCGTAGAGAAAGTCACCGACGTGCTGAAAGAAGGCCAGGAAGTAGAAGTGCTGGTACTGGACGTGGACAACCGCGGCCGTATCAAGCTGTCGATCAAGGACGTTGCCGCAGCCAAGGCTTCGGGCGTCTAAACGACTGATGTAAAACAGAAAAGGGCCTTAGGGCCCTTTTTTGTTGCCTGCCAGGAACCTTTTGCGGACTTGCATCTTGCACGCAGCACTACAGCGCAGATTGCAAATTGCACGACATCCTGATTGTGATTGTTTTTATAAGTATTTGATTTATAAGGAATATAAACAAAATCAAAAGCTGGCACAGCGCGTGCAACTACCTTCATACCTGCCGCCAGGACACACGGCGCAGACCTTTCGAAAAACAGGAGTGACCCACATGAAGAAGTTCGCCATTGCTGCCGCTACTGCTACCGCTCTGACCCTGACCATGGCTAACGCGGCTTTTGCCCAACAGTCGACCCAGGCCCCGATGACGCTGGCGGCCGGTGAGGTGACCAAAGCCAAGGAAGCTACCTCCGATACTTGGATCACCACCAAGGTCAAAGCTGACCTGATGACCGAGAAAGGTGTGCCAGGCAGTGACATCAAGGTTGAAACCAACAAAGGTGTTGTGTCGCTATCGTCCGAAGTGGCCATCACCGATGCACAGAAAGAGATGGCTGTAGCCATCGCCAAGAAAATCAAAGGCGTTCAGGCCGTATCGGCTGATGGCCTGAAGTCCGAGTAAGGGATGTCCCGTCGGCCAAATGGATTTGGCCACCTATTCACGAAAAGCCCCGGCCCCAAGCCGGGGCTTTTCGTTGGTATCAGTAAACCGGGTTGCGGGCGATGACATCACTCTCGAAGCACTCTTGTTCGATGATCAGAGGTTCGACCAGCGGCCGGCTGTCGCGGAAGTGCGCCGTTTGGGTATGCGCCTCGTAGGCTGCGTCGTCCTGGTAGATTTCGTAGAGATAGATCACATCCTGGTCCAATCGGTCCTGGGACACATCGAACACCAGGCAACCCGGTTCTGAAGCCACCGACGCAGCGGCGTTGACGTTGATGGCCGATAGGAATTGATCGGCGCAACCGGGCTTAACGCGTGTCTTGATGAACAAACTGTACACAAGCAGATCCTTTTGTTTTAAATTCTAATCAGAATTGTATACAAAAATGGAGCTGCGCCAATGTCTGATTTACCTACCCGCCCTGGCCGCTTGAATGGCCTGCGTCACATTGCCTTGCTGGTACCTAACCTGGAGGAGTGCGAGCGGTTTTATGTCGATGTGATGGGCATGGAGGTGTTGAACCGTGCCAACGAAGACCTGGTGTACCTGACTTGCGGCAACGATAACCTGTCACTGGGGCGCGGCGCGGGTGCTGCGAATGGCCTGCAGACGTTGGATCACTATGGTTTTATCGTCGACAGCGTCGAGGAGCTGGAGCAGTGGTACCAGTACTTCAAGGCGGTGGGTGTTACCCTGCTGGACAGGCCGTTCAACCACGGGGATGGGGCGCGCAGTTTCCATTTGCTGGACCCGGCCGGCAACAAGGTACAGCCGCTGTATCACCCAGCGGTGTCGGGGCAGCGGTTGGCTTGAACCTGTGCCGGCCTCATCGCGGCTAAAGCCGCTCCTACAGGGATTGCGTAAACCAACGCACACGCTATCCCTGTAGGAGCGGCTTTAGCCGCGAAGAGGCCGAGCCTGCTGGCAGAAATTATTCAGCATCCAGATGCATTGGCGTAACCACACGCCCATCTTTCTCAGCCTGTCCCAGGCTGGTATCAATGAAATACACCCGGTCATCCTCCAGCTTGCCCTTGTCGACCAGGTAGTCCTTGATGCTGCTCGCCCGCTCCTGCCCCAGCGTACGCAGCAGGGCGGCACTTTCTGCCCACGACTTGATGACTGCCTCGCGCAGTTTGGTGGTGCGTTCGTCGCGGCTCAGCTCTTGCCATTCTGCCGGCGGTTGTTGCTTCAGACGGGTACGGTAGATGCCTTCGAGCATGGCTGGCTTGTCGCTGTCGTCGACCACCAGCATCGACGCGTTTGCCGGCACTTTGTCACCCCGGCGCTGCAGGATCTTGTACCAGGTGGCCTGGTATTCGCGTTCCAGGCGCTGCTGGGCAATCAGTGGCCCGTCACTGCTCTGGGCACTGGTGCCTTCGATCTCCAGGCGTAGTTCAGGGCGTTGGCTCAATGCCGCTGCAAGCTTGTCCAGCGCCGAGCGGGCATCGCCGCTAAGTTCGCTGGAACCGGGGGCGAAAGCTACGGTACCCAAGTCTTCGGAGCCACCGCCTGCAATCAGCCCGCCAATGAACTTGAATGGTGCCTGGGCTGCGCGCAGCACCAGGTTGCGCAGCGTCTGCCAAACAATCGGCATGACGCTGAATTGCGGGTTGTTGAGGTCACCGGTTACCGGCAGTTCGATCGAAATCTTGCCTTCGGTGTCTTTGAGCAATGCCACCGCCAGGCGGATGGGCAGGTCCACAGCATCCGGGCTGTCGACTTTCTCACCCAGTTGCAATTGCTCGACCACCACCTTGTTTTCGGCCTTCAGCTGGCCGTTGGTGATCAGGTAATGCAGGTCCAGATTCAGCCTGCCCTTGCGGATGCGGAAACCGGCGAATTTGCCGGAGTAGGGCGTCAGCGTGGTCAACTCGACCCGCTTGAAACTGGTGGCGATGTCCAGGCTGGCCAGCGGGTTGAACGGGTTCAGCGCACCTTTGATGGTGACCGGTGCATAGCGGTCCACCTTGCCTTTGATATCGACCTTGGCAGGCGCCGGCTTGCGGTTGTCGATGGTGCCGATCTGGCCGTTGAGCTGTTGCACAGCGGTGGCGAAATTAGGTGTGAGCGTGAGGTCGGCAAAGTTGGCTGAACCGTCGTTGATGCTGATCTGGCCGATGCGGATGCCGAGTGGCTTGCTGGCACTGACGGATTTGCTCGAATTGGCGGCCGGGGCGCTTGCCGGTTGTGGAATCAGCAGGTCATCGACGTTGGTGGTGCGGTCTTCGTTGATGATGAAGCGGGCGTAAGGTTGTAGCAGGGTGACCTTGTCGATGGCCAAGGCATCGCCATGCACGTAGGAAATGCCATCCACATCCACCTGCTGCCATTTGACGAAGTCGCGGTCTTTGATCGTATCCAGGGTGTGCAACTGGCTGACCTGGGCCTTGCCGCCCACAGTGAATGCCAGCGGTTCGGTGCTTTTGAGGTCGACCTTGAGGTCGCTGGCAAACATGCCGCTGCGCAGCTCCAGGCGGATGAACGGGCTGATGTACGCTTGGGCGATACGCAGGTCGATGTCGCGGGTGCTAACATCCAGCTTGGCCGTGACCGGCGCCAGGTTGACTTGGCCAGCAGCCTGCAGTTTGCCCTGTTTGCCAATACCCGTGTCCAGCTTGAGGGTGAAGGGCGACTGGTTGAGGCTGTCGAAACCCTGCATGTCGAGGTTCAGCGGGCCGACATCCAGTGCCACCGGCTCTTTCTGGCTGCGGTCGGCCAGATGCACGAGGTAGTTGCGCAGTTGCACGTCTTTCAGCAGTACTTGCCAGGGTTTGCTGGGCTCTTTGGCAGCCTTTTCCTCGGACGTGGGCTCGGCGGCGGCCGGTTCGGCCTTTTCCGCCGGTGTGGCCTTGGACGGTTGGCTGGCGAACAGCTTTTGCCAGTCGAGCTGGCCGTCAGCTTCCAGTGCTGCCCAGGTTTCAAGCTTTTCACTGTGGACTTTGCCCACCGTCACCAGCTGTTTGGCCAAGTCGATGGACGTTTCGCTCACCTCAAGGTTGGCCAGGCGTGCCAATGGCCGCCCGTCAGGCGCTTTGATAGCGAAGGGGGCGATGCGTAACGAGGTTTTATCCAGCAGCAGCTCGGTGGTTTTGGACAGGTTTAGCTTGTAGTGGGTGTCGAGGTTGAATACGCCATCTTCAAGTACCAGCGGCACGGCATCCCGAACATAGGGCCAGAACAGCTTCATCTTGCCGTCGGTGACCTTGAGCGTGCCTTCCGACGCAATAGGGGCCAGGCTCAACGTGCCGCTCCAGTCGACTTGCCCGCCGTTGGGGCCCTTGGCCACCAGCGTCATGTCGGCGTTGTCGTCTGGCAGGGTGCTGAGGTTTTTCAGCTCCAGGTTCATGTCGTCGTAGATGAATTCGATCGGCTCGCTCGGGCGCTGGTCAGCAAAATGCAGGTAGCCGCCACTGAGCTTGATGCTGCCGATGCGCAACGGGAATGGGTCGCTTGGCGGCGCTTCGGGTTTAGCTTCGCTGGGGGGCAGTTTGAACAGTTGCGTGAGGTTGAGCGTGCCATCTTTGGCAAAGACCACCTCGTTGCGTGGCTTGTCGAGTTCGACAGCCTGCAGGTGCAGGGCACCGCTCCACAGGCTGTCGAGGGCCAGGTTGGCATACAGCCGCTCAAAGCCCACCTGTTCCTTGCCGGGTTCGCCGATCTGCAGGCCCCACAAGGTCAACTCAAGGCTGAAAGGGTTGAGTTCAATGCGTTGCAGCTGTGCAGGCACCGTGGCGTATTGAGCCAGTTGCTGGTTGGTGATGCGCAGGGCGACACCGGGAAGAATGAAGAAACCAAGCAGGCTGTAGAGCGCTACCAGAGCCAGCACGGCGCCGAGGGCGCGAGTCAATCCTTTGTACATGTGTCGCATCGTCTGTCGGAGCAGGAGTGCTTGGAGTATGGCACGTTAAATCGGTTCCGCTGAGGCGACCAATTCCGATCATTCAATGCCCATTCGACGCTTCGCACGGTGGGCGGAGCCGTCACGCATGGCCCAGCGCAGTATGGGGGCGGTGCGTTTCAGGCCCAGGCGGATCATGCGCTGCTGCAGTGGGCTGTACTGGAGGCCCAGCATGGTTTGCGCCCATTCCGGCATCAGGTCGATACCTGCTTGCAGCATCAGTTTGCCCACCGGTTCGGCAAGGCGGCTGGGCGCTGGGGCCTTGAGCAGGATGTCGACCACCTCAAGGCTGCGCGCGTCGCAACGCAGTTGTGGGCGCATGCATTGCATGTACGCTTCGACCTGTTTGCGGGAGCGCGGCACGTCCCTGGCCCCCAGGCGTACGGCGATCAGGGCGATTTCATCGTAATAGGCGTCTTGATCGGCGAGCGACAAATGAGGGTCTTGGTAGCGCAGGTGGGCTGCCAGGAAGCTGCTGACCTCGGCCACATGCACCCAGGTCAGCAAATCGGGGTCGCTGGCAGCATAGGGCCGTCCATCCAGTGCGGTCCCTGTGACCTGCAGGTGAATGGTGCGCACCTTCTCGATCAGCCATTCGGCATCGCGGGTGGAGCCGAAGGTGGTGCCGGAAATGAACTGGCTGGTACGGCGCAGGCGCCCGAGCAGGTCTTCACGGAAGTTGGAGTGGTCCCACACACCCGCGAGTGCAAGCGGATGCAGCAGTTGCAGCATCAGCGCGCTGATACCGCCAACCAGCATGCTCGGGAAGTCACCATGCACCCGCCAGCTGATGCTGTGCGGGCCGAACAGGCCCGGGTCGCCTTTGGGGGACTCCAGGTCGAGCTGGCCGAGGGCCAGCCCGGTAAGGCTCATGACCTGGGTTTCAATGCGGCGGCGTAGGGCTTCCATGGCGACCTGTCGTTCAGGGCGGGCATGGGGGCGCCGCCAGCTATTGATTGAGGCGTTTGTCGATCAACCCTTGAACCACACTGGGGTCGGCCAAGGTCGACGTATCGCCCAGGTTGTCGAGTTCGTTGCAGGCGATCTTGCGCAGTATACGCCGCATGATCTTGCCCGAGCGGGTCTTGGGCAGAGCCGGCGCCCACTGGATCAGCTCGGGCTTGGCGAAACTGCCTATTTCCTTGCTGACCAGAGCCAGCAGTTCGGCCTTCAGCGCGTCGTCCGGTGTAACGCCGTTCATGGTCGTGACGAAGGCGTACACGCCCTGGCCCTTAAGGTCGTGGGGGTAGCCGACCACGGCCGCCTCGGCCACGCTGTCGTGCAGCACCAGCGCACTTTCCACCTCGGCTGTGCCAATGCGGTGGCCGGATACATTGATCACATCATCAATACGCCCAGTGATCCAGTAATCGCCATCCTCGTCACGGCGGGCCCCGTCTCCGGTGAAGTAGTAGCCGGGCATGGGTTTGAAGTAGGTATCCACCATGCGCTGGTGGTCACCATAGACGCTGCGTATCTGCCCGGGCCAACTGGCCTTGATAGCCAGCAGGCCAGCCCCGGGCCCTTCAATCAGTTTGCCCTTGTCGTCCAGCAGCACCGGCTGCACGCCAAACATCGGCTGTGTGGCGCAGCCGGGCTTGAGCCGTTCCGTACCAGGCAGCGGGGTCAGCATAATGCCGCCGGTCTCGGTCTGCCACCAGGTATCCACGATGGGGCAGCGCTTTTGCCCCACTTCTTCGAAGTACCACTCCCAGGCTTCCGGGTTGATCGGTTCGCCGACGCTGCCCAGCAGGCGCAGGCTCTTGCGCGAGGTGCTTTGCAAAGGGCCGGAACCTTCGCGCATCAATGCGCGCAGGGCAGTGGGGGCCGTGTAGAAAATGTTCACCTGGTGCTTGTCGACTACCTGCCAGAAGCGCGATGTGTCGGGGTAGTTGGGCACCCCTTCGAACATCAGTGAAATGGCGCCATTGGACAGCGGGCCGTAGACGATGTAGCTGTGGCCCGTAACCCAACCCACGTCGGCGGTGCACCAGAACACCTCGCCGTCGCGGTAGTCGAAAACCACCTTGAAGGTCATGGTGGCTTGCAGCAGGTAACCGGCTGTTGTGTGCAGCACGCCTTTGGGTTTGCCGGTGCTGCCGGAGGTGTAGAGGATGAACAGCGGGTCTTCGGCATCCATCGGCTCGGGCGGGCAATCGTCGCCGGCATTTTCGGTGGCTTTGTGATACCAGAGGTCGCGCCCCTCGCTCCAGGCCACATCGCCACCGGTGCGCTGCACCACGAACACACTGCTGACCGCCGGGCAACTGGCCAGTGCTTTGTCGACGTTCTGTTTGAGTGGGATGCGCTTGCCCCCACGAATGCCCTCATCGGCAGTGATGACGGTGCGGCAGTCGGCATCAAGAATGCGGTCACGCAGGGCGTCCGGTGAGAAGCCACCGAACACTACCGAGTGAATGGCGCCGATACGCGTGCACGCCAGCATCGCGTAGGCGGCTTCTGGGATCATTGGCATGTAGATGCACACCCGGTCGCCTTTCTTCACCCCGCGTGCTTTCAGGGCATTGGCCAGGCGGCAGACTTCGCGATGCAGCTCGCGGTAGGTGACGGGTTTGGAGTCCTTGGGGTCGTCGCCTTCCCAAAGCAGGGCTGTTTGTTCACCGCGCTTGGCCAGGTGGCGGTCAATGCAGTTGTAGCTGACGTTGAGCTGACCGCCGTCGAACCAGCGGGCCATGCCTGTTTTCAGGTCGCTTTGCTGCACGCTCGACCAGGGTTTGATCCAGTCCAGGCGTTTGGCCTGCTCGGCCCAGAAGGTGTCCGGGTGATCGACTGACTGGCGGTAGAGGCGGCGGTAGTCGTCGTCGGAGAGGGTGGCCGACTGGCTGACGGCCAAGGCCTGGGGGTACTGCTTGATATCGAACATGGCGGGTGGTCCTGCTCTTGTGAGGGGCGATGGACAGCAACGGCTATTCGATAAGACAGTGTAGTGCGTGGGGGTGTTCCGATGGTTATATGTAGGCAGGTCAGGCCTCATCGCGGCTGAAGCCGCTCCTACAGGAAACGCGCAAGCCTGTAGGAGCGGCTTCAGCCATCACAGGTCAACCGCGATGGCGGCCGCGGAAGTAGTTGATCAGGCCTTGAGTAGAGCCATCTTCGGCACTGTCTTCCAGGCTGCCGACCAGGCGCTGGTAAACACCTTTGCCCAGCTCTTTACCCAGCTCCACACCCCATTGGTCGAAGGCGTTGATGCCCCAGATGACGCTCTGCACGAACACCTTGTGCTCATACATGGCCACCAGTGCGCCCAGGCGACGTGGGCTGATACGCTCGACTACCAAGGTGTTGCTCGGGCGGTTGCCCGGGATCACCTTGTGCGGGGCCAGCTTCTCGATGTCTGCCTCGTTCAGGCCCTTCTGGCGCAGTTCTGCTTCGGCCTCTTCGCGCGTCTTGCCCTGCATCAGCGCCTGGCTCTGCGACAGGCAGTTGGCATAAAGCCACTGATGGTGGTCAGCCACCGGGTTGAAGCTCACCACCGGGACGATGAAGTCCGCCGGGATCAGCTGGGTGCCTTGGTGCAGCAACTGGTGGTAAGCGTGTTGGCCGTTGCAACCTACGCCGCCCCAGATTACCGGGCCGGTATCGGTTTTCACCGGTGTGCCGTCGGTCAGTACACTTTTGCCGTTTGACTCCATGTCCAACTGCTGCAGGTGCTTGGTGATGTTGCGCAGGTAGTGGTCGTACGGCAGGATCGCGTGGCTCCGGGCGCCCCAGAAGTTGCCGTACCAAACGCCAAGCAGGGCCAGCAGCACCGGCATGTTCTTGTCGAACGGCGCGGTCTGGAAGTGCTGGTCCATGGTGTAGGCGCCCGACAGCAGCTCCTTGAAGTTGGCAGTGCCAATGGCCAGTGCAATCGGCAGGCCGATGGCCGACCACAGCGAATAGCGCCCGCCTACCCAGTCCCACATCGGGAAGATGTTCTCTTCACGGATGCCGAAGGCCACCGCCGCGGCCTTGTTGCTGGAAACGGCAATGAAGTGGCGATACAGCTCGGCTTCCGAACCACCCTGAGCCAGGTACCAGGTACGTGCGGCCATGGCGTTTTTAAGGGTCTCGAGCGTGTTGAACGACTTCGACGACACGATGAACAGTGTGGTTTCGGCGCGCAGGCTGGCCGACAGCTCATGGAACTCACTGCCGTCGATGTTCGCCAGATAGTGGCAGCGCACACCGCGCTGGGCGTAAGGCAGCAGGGCTTCGGACACAAGCTCAGGGCCGAGGAACGAGCCACCGATACCGATGTTCACCACGTCGGTGATCGGCTTTTCGCTGTAGCCACGCCACAGGCCGTCGTGGATGCGGCCCACCAGCTCGGTGATCTGGTTGAGCACCTTGTGCACTTCCGGCATCACGTTCACGCCGTTGACGCTGAGCTTGTCGCCCACCGGGCGGCGCAGGGCGGTGTGCAGAACCGGGCGGCCTTCGGAGCCGTTGATGATTTCACCGCTGAACATCGACTTGATCGCGTCCTGCAGGCCGACCTCTTCGGCCAGCTTCACCAGCAGCTCACGGCTTTCTTCGGTGATGAGGTTTTTCGAATAGTCGAGGAACAACCCGCAGCTGCTCAGGGAGAACTGGTCGAAGCGCTTGGCATCGGCAGCGAAGGCTTCGCGCATGCTGAAGCCTTGCATGGCGTCGCGGTGTTGCTGGAGTGCCTGCCAGGCAGGCAGGGCCGTAACATCGTGGGGTGTACGGTAATACGCCATTGCGCAGAATTCCTTGATGCGTGGTGTGGCCTTGGACAGGGCAGTGGTTGCCGGGTTCAGGCTGGCCATCATTATAGGCAAAGGTCTGGCGCTGGGAATGGGGGGGAGGGAATTTGGTGGCTTTGCGTAATGCCAGTCAGTTAAGCCGATTGGGGCCGCAGAGCGGCCCCATGACCTTATGCGGTCTTCTCGTCCAAATGCAGATATAGGTTGTCGATCAACCGAGTGTTACCCAAATAAGCGGCTACCAGAATGACGAGATCCCGATCGCCAAAGGCCGCAGGGCGCAGGTTGACCGCATGCCGCACCTCCAGATAGTCCGGGCGCAAGCCGGCGGCGACCAGCTGTGCCTTGCCTTCTTCAATCAATGCCGGGAAATCCACCTGCCCATGGGCGATGGCGTTACCGATGTGCTTGAGTGTGCGATACACCACAGGCGCCGTGGCACGTTGCTCGGGCGTCAGGTAACCGTTGCGCGACGACAGCGCCAAACCGTCCTCGGCACGCACGGTCGGCTCGCCGATGATTTGGATCGGCATGTTCAAGTCACGCACCATGGCGCGAATTACCGCCAGTTGCTGGTAGTCCTTTTCACCAAACACGGCAAGGTCTGGCTGCACCATGTTGAACAGTTTGCTGACCACGGTTGCCACGCCTTCGAAATGACCCGGTCGGCTGGCGCCACACAGGCCTTCGGACAGGTTGGGCACGCTGACGCGGGTCTGCACGCTCATGCCATCCGGGTACATCTCTTCGACGGTAGGCGCGAAGAGCAGGTTGCAACCGGCTTCTTGCAAGCGCTGCTGGTCGGCAGCCAGGGTGCGTGGGTACTTGTCCAGGTCTTCGTTGGCGCCGAATTGCAGCGGGTTGACGAAGATGCTGGCCACCACGAAGTCGGCCCGCTGGGCGGCCCGGGTCACCAGTGTGGCATGGCCATTGTGCAGATTGCCCATGGTCGGCACGAAGCCGATGTGCTTGCCTTGCCCGCGCGCTTGCGCAACGGCTGCGCGCAGCTCGTGGACGGTGTTGACTGTGATCATGCGCTGAACCCGTGTTCGATGCCCGGGAAGCTGACCTCTTTGACCGCTTTGACGTAAGCGGCGAGTGCGCCCTGGATGTCAGGCTGGCCAAGCATGAAGTTTTTGACGAACTTCGGTACCCGGCCACTGAGCGACAGGCCGAGCATGTCGTGCAGTACCAGCACCTGGCCATCGGTGGCGCTGCCTGCGCCAATGCCGATTACCGGAATACCCACTGCCTGGGTGATTTCCGCAGCCAGCTCGCTGGGCACGCATTCAAGCAGCAGCATGGCAGCGCCAGCCTGTTCCAGTGCGATGGCGTCGGCGCGCATCTGGCGGGCTTGTGCCTCCTGGCGGCCTTGTACCTTGTAGCCACCCAGCACATTGACGGTTTGTGGGGTCAGGCCCATGTGCGCGCACACCGGCACGCCTCGTTCGGCCAGCAGGCGAATGGTTTCGGCCAGCCAGGCAGCGCCTTCGAGCTTGATCATCTGGGCGCCGGCCTGCATCAACGTGGCGCAGTTGGCAAAGGCTTGTTCAGGCGTGGCATGGGCCATGAACGGCAAATCGGCGAGGATCAGCGCGCCGTCGTTGCCGCGTTTGACGCAAGCGGTGTGGTAAGCCATTTCTGCCGTGGTGACGGGCAGGGTGCTGTCATGGCCCTGCAGGACCATGCCAAGGGAGTCACCCACCAGCAACACTTCGACACCGGCCTGGCTGGCAGCTTTGGCGAAGGTCGCGTCGTAGCAGGTCAGCATGGTGATCTTTTCACCCTTGGCCTTGAGGCCGTGCAGGGTGGTCAGGGTAACGTCAGGCATGTAGGAAAATCCTCGTTCAGGCGCTATAAAAAACGACTGCAAACAACGGGTGTAGTCATCTTCCGGAGCGGCACATCATCGTGTGTGATGTTCGGGCTCAGGTCCGTCCGGGCCTAAATACGGGTATGCGGCACTTTGGTGCCACACGGGACGCCTATAGTCGTGAGCGAGGTGTGGGAAGTCAATCACCCTGTTACCGCATTGTTACTAACAAGGTGTTACTGGCGTTACCGGCCTGCGAAACGCCCGTATTACAGGCGTTCCAGCCCGACGAACGGGCAATTTTGCAGTAACTGCGCGAGGGCGCGACCGTCGGCCAGCAGGAAATCGGCGGGTACTAGTTCGGCCAGCGGGTACAGCACGAACGGGCGGGCATGCATGTGGTAATGCGGCACTTGCAGGCGCGGTACGTCGATGACCTGATTACCGAACAGCAGGATGTCCAGGTCGAGTGTGCGTGGGCCCCAGCGCTCCATACGCACACGGCCCTGGTCATTTTCGATGGCTTGCAGCGCATCGAGCAGGGCCAGCGGTTCAAGCGATGTATCCAGTGCGGCGACGGCGTTGG
The genomic region above belongs to Pseudomonas sp. PSKL.D1 and contains:
- a CDS encoding BON domain-containing protein, producing the protein MKKFAIAAATATALTLTMANAAFAQQSTQAPMTLAAGEVTKAKEATSDTWITTKVKADLMTEKGVPGSDIKVETNKGVVSLSSEVAITDAQKEMAVAIAKKIKGVQAVSADGLKSE
- a CDS encoding putative quinol monooxygenase, with protein sequence MYSLFIKTRVKPGCADQFLSAINVNAAASVASEPGCLVFDVSQDRLDQDVIYLYEIYQDDAAYEAHTQTAHFRDSRPLVEPLIIEQECFESDVIARNPVY
- a CDS encoding VOC family protein; the encoded protein is MSDLPTRPGRLNGLRHIALLVPNLEECERFYVDVMGMEVLNRANEDLVYLTCGNDNLSLGRGAGAANGLQTLDHYGFIVDSVEELEQWYQYFKAVGVTLLDRPFNHGDGARSFHLLDPAGNKVQPLYHPAVSGQRLA
- a CDS encoding DUF748 domain-containing protein, yielding MYKGLTRALGAVLALVALYSLLGFFILPGVALRITNQQLAQYATVPAQLQRIELNPFSLELTLWGLQIGEPGKEQVGFERLYANLALDSLWSGALHLQAVELDKPRNEVVFAKDGTLNLTQLFKLPPSEAKPEAPPSDPFPLRIGSIKLSGGYLHFADQRPSEPIEFIYDDMNLELKNLSTLPDDNADMTLVAKGPNGGQVDWSGTLSLAPIASEGTLKVTDGKMKLFWPYVRDAVPLVLEDGVFNLDTHYKLNLSKTTELLLDKTSLRIAPFAIKAPDGRPLARLANLEVSETSIDLAKQLVTVGKVHSEKLETWAALEADGQLDWQKLFASQPSKATPAEKAEPAAAEPTSEEKAAKEPSKPWQVLLKDVQLRNYLVHLADRSQKEPVALDVGPLNLDMQGFDSLNQSPFTLKLDTGIGKQGKLQAAGQVNLAPVTAKLDVSTRDIDLRIAQAYISPFIRLELRSGMFASDLKVDLKSTEPLAFTVGGKAQVSQLHTLDTIKDRDFVKWQQVDVDGISYVHGDALAIDKVTLLQPYARFIINEDRTTNVDDLLIPQPASAPAANSSKSVSASKPLGIRIGQISINDGSANFADLTLTPNFATAVQQLNGQIGTIDNRKPAPAKVDIKGKVDRYAPVTIKGALNPFNPLASLDIATSFKRVELTTLTPYSGKFAGFRIRKGRLNLDLHYLITNGQLKAENKVVVEQLQLGEKVDSPDAVDLPIRLAVALLKDTEGKISIELPVTGDLNNPQFSVMPIVWQTLRNLVLRAAQAPFKFIGGLIAGGGSEDLGTVAFAPGSSELSGDARSALDKLAAALSQRPELRLEIEGTSAQSSDGPLIAQQRLEREYQATWYKILQRRGDKVPANASMLVVDDSDKPAMLEGIYRTRLKQQPPAEWQELSRDERTTKLREAVIKSWAESAALLRTLGQERASSIKDYLVDKGKLEDDRVYFIDTSLGQAEKDGRVVTPMHLDAE
- a CDS encoding oxygenase MpaB family protein, whose protein sequence is MEALRRRIETQVMSLTGLALGQLDLESPKGDPGLFGPHSISWRVHGDFPSMLVGGISALMLQLLHPLALAGVWDHSNFREDLLGRLRRTSQFISGTTFGSTRDAEWLIEKVRTIHLQVTGTALDGRPYAASDPDLLTWVHVAEVSSFLAAHLRYQDPHLSLADQDAYYDEIALIAVRLGARDVPRSRKQVEAYMQCMRPQLRCDARSLEVVDILLKAPAPSRLAEPVGKLMLQAGIDLMPEWAQTMLGLQYSPLQQRMIRLGLKRTAPILRWAMRDGSAHRAKRRMGIE
- the acs gene encoding acetate--CoA ligase; translation: MFDIKQYPQALAVSQSATLSDDDYRRLYRQSVDHPDTFWAEQAKRLDWIKPWSSVQQSDLKTGMARWFDGGQLNVSYNCIDRHLAKRGEQTALLWEGDDPKDSKPVTYRELHREVCRLANALKARGVKKGDRVCIYMPMIPEAAYAMLACTRIGAIHSVVFGGFSPDALRDRILDADCRTVITADEGIRGGKRIPLKQNVDKALASCPAVSSVFVVQRTGGDVAWSEGRDLWYHKATENAGDDCPPEPMDAEDPLFILYTSGSTGKPKGVLHTTAGYLLQATMTFKVVFDYRDGEVFWCTADVGWVTGHSYIVYGPLSNGAISLMFEGVPNYPDTSRFWQVVDKHQVNIFYTAPTALRALMREGSGPLQSTSRKSLRLLGSVGEPINPEAWEWYFEEVGQKRCPIVDTWWQTETGGIMLTPLPGTERLKPGCATQPMFGVQPVLLDDKGKLIEGPGAGLLAIKASWPGQIRSVYGDHQRMVDTYFKPMPGYYFTGDGARRDEDGDYWITGRIDDVINVSGHRIGTAEVESALVLHDSVAEAAVVGYPHDLKGQGVYAFVTTMNGVTPDDALKAELLALVSKEIGSFAKPELIQWAPALPKTRSGKIMRRILRKIACNELDNLGDTSTLADPSVVQGLIDKRLNQ
- the pgi gene encoding glucose-6-phosphate isomerase, translated to MAYYRTPHDVTALPAWQALQQHRDAMQGFSMREAFAADAKRFDQFSLSSCGLFLDYSKNLITEESRELLVKLAEEVGLQDAIKSMFSGEIINGSEGRPVLHTALRRPVGDKLSVNGVNVMPEVHKVLNQITELVGRIHDGLWRGYSEKPITDVVNIGIGGSFLGPELVSEALLPYAQRGVRCHYLANIDGSEFHELSASLRAETTLFIVSSKSFNTLETLKNAMAARTWYLAQGGSEAELYRHFIAVSSNKAAAVAFGIREENIFPMWDWVGGRYSLWSAIGLPIALAIGTANFKELLSGAYTMDQHFQTAPFDKNMPVLLALLGVWYGNFWGARSHAILPYDHYLRNITKHLQQLDMESNGKSVLTDGTPVKTDTGPVIWGGVGCNGQHAYHQLLHQGTQLIPADFIVPVVSFNPVADHHQWLYANCLSQSQALMQGKTREEAEAELRQKGLNEADIEKLAPHKVIPGNRPSNTLVVERISPRRLGALVAMYEHKVFVQSVIWGINAFDQWGVELGKELGKGVYQRLVGSLEDSAEDGSTQGLINYFRGRHRG
- the panC gene encoding pantoate--beta-alanine ligase gives rise to the protein MITVNTVHELRAAVAQARGQGKHIGFVPTMGNLHNGHATLVTRAAQRADFVVASIFVNPLQFGANEDLDKYPRTLAADQQRLQEAGCNLLFAPTVEEMYPDGMSVQTRVSVPNLSEGLCGASRPGHFEGVATVVSKLFNMVQPDLAVFGEKDYQQLAVIRAMVRDLNMPIQIIGEPTVRAEDGLALSSRNGYLTPEQRATAPVVYRTLKHIGNAIAHGQVDFPALIEEGKAQLVAAGLRPDYLEVRHAVNLRPAAFGDRDLVILVAAYLGNTRLIDNLYLHLDEKTA
- the panB gene encoding 3-methyl-2-oxobutanoate hydroxymethyltransferase encodes the protein MPDVTLTTLHGLKAKGEKITMLTCYDATFAKAASQAGVEVLLVGDSLGMVLQGHDSTLPVTTAEMAYHTACVKRGNDGALILADLPFMAHATPEQAFANCATLMQAGAQMIKLEGAAWLAETIRLLAERGVPVCAHMGLTPQTVNVLGGYKVQGRQEAQARQMRADAIALEQAGAAMLLLECVPSELAAEITQAVGIPVIGIGAGSATDGQVLVLHDMLGLSLSGRVPKFVKNFMLGQPDIQGALAAYVKAVKEVSFPGIEHGFSA